A section of the Streptomyces sp. V3I8 genome encodes:
- the cimA gene encoding citramalate synthase, protein MTETSELDDSFHVFDTTLRDGAQREGINLTVADKLAIARHLDDFGVGFIEGGWPGANPRDTEFFARAQQEIDFRHAQLVAFGATRRAGGRASEDPQVKALVASGAPVVTLVAKSHDRHVELALRTTLDENLEMVRDTVSYLVAQGRRVFVDCEHFFDGYRANPQYAKAVVRAAAEAGADVVVLCDTNGGMLPAQVQAVVATVLADTGARLGIHAQDDTGCAVANTLAAVDAGATHVQCTANGYGERVGNSNLFPVVAALELKYGKKVLPDGALSEMTRISHAIAEVVNLTPSTHQPYVGVSAFAHKAGLHASAIKVDPDLYQHIDPEQVGNTMRMLVSDMAGRASIELKGKELGVDLGGDRELIGRVVDRVKERELRGYTYEAADASFELLLRAEAEGRARKYFEVESWRAIVEDRPDGSHANEATVKLFAKGERIVATAEGNGPVNALDRALRVALEKLYPQLAKLGLVDYKVRILEGKHGTQSTTRVLISTSDGAGEWSTVGVAENVIAASWQALEDAYTYGLLRAGVEPAA, encoded by the coding sequence ATGACCGAAACCAGCGAGCTCGACGATTCGTTCCACGTCTTCGACACCACCCTGCGCGACGGCGCGCAGCGTGAGGGCATCAACCTCACCGTCGCGGACAAGCTGGCCATCGCACGGCACCTGGACGACTTCGGCGTGGGCTTCATCGAGGGCGGATGGCCCGGTGCGAACCCGCGCGACACCGAGTTCTTCGCCCGCGCCCAGCAGGAGATCGACTTCAGGCACGCCCAGCTCGTCGCCTTCGGGGCCACCCGCCGGGCCGGCGGCAGGGCGAGCGAGGACCCGCAGGTCAAAGCGCTCGTCGCGTCCGGCGCGCCCGTCGTCACCCTCGTCGCCAAGTCCCACGACCGCCATGTCGAACTGGCCCTGCGCACGACCCTCGACGAGAACCTGGAGATGGTCCGCGACACCGTCTCCTACCTGGTCGCGCAGGGCCGCCGGGTCTTCGTCGACTGCGAGCACTTCTTCGACGGCTACCGCGCGAACCCGCAGTACGCGAAGGCCGTCGTCCGGGCCGCCGCGGAGGCCGGCGCCGACGTGGTCGTCCTGTGCGACACCAACGGCGGCATGCTGCCCGCGCAGGTCCAGGCCGTCGTCGCCACCGTCCTCGCCGACACCGGGGCACGCCTGGGCATCCACGCGCAGGACGACACCGGCTGCGCCGTCGCCAACACCCTCGCCGCCGTCGACGCGGGCGCGACCCACGTCCAGTGCACGGCGAACGGCTACGGCGAGCGCGTCGGCAACTCCAACCTGTTCCCCGTCGTCGCCGCCCTGGAGCTCAAGTACGGCAAGAAGGTCCTGCCCGACGGTGCGCTGTCCGAGATGACCCGCATCTCGCACGCCATCGCCGAGGTCGTGAACCTCACCCCGTCCACGCACCAGCCGTACGTCGGTGTCTCGGCCTTCGCCCACAAGGCGGGCCTGCACGCCTCGGCCATCAAGGTCGACCCGGACCTGTACCAGCACATCGACCCCGAGCAGGTCGGCAACACGATGCGGATGCTCGTCTCCGACATGGCGGGCCGCGCCTCCATCGAGCTCAAGGGCAAGGAGCTCGGCGTCGACCTGGGCGGCGACCGCGAGCTGATCGGCCGGGTCGTGGACCGGGTCAAGGAGCGCGAGCTCAGGGGCTACACGTACGAGGCCGCGGACGCCTCCTTCGAGCTGCTGCTGCGGGCGGAGGCCGAGGGGAGGGCCCGCAAGTACTTCGAGGTCGAGTCCTGGCGGGCCATCGTCGAGGACCGGCCCGACGGGAGCCACGCGAACGAGGCCACGGTCAAACTCTTCGCCAAGGGAGAGCGGATCGTCGCCACGGCGGAGGGCAACGGCCCGGTCAACGCGCTCGACCGGGCCCTGCGGGTGGCCCTGGAGAAGCTGTACCCGCAGCTCGCCAAGCTGGGGCTGGTCGACTACAAGGTCCGCATCCTGGAGGGCAAGCACGGGACGCAGTCCACGACGCGGGTGCTCATCTCGACGTCGGACGGGGCGGGGGAGTGGTCGACGGTCGGCGTCGCCGAGAACGTCATCGCGGCGTCGTGGCAGGCGCTGGAGGACGCGTACACGTACGGCCTGCTGCGGGCGGGCGTCGAACCGGCCGCGTAG
- a CDS encoding glycoside hydrolase family 3 N-terminal domain-containing protein, with the protein MRRTALLVSAALLTGLLPFAAAGPASGADEPAPVPVDSFEGEIPFASPPAEGIFTWGSDTDDPPALELAARDDAPQGDKVLAGTYEISGYGGFTHDFAFAEPAHDWSASKGIRFWWDGRGNGKKVNFELKDGGANGEASELWTTSFTDDFTGWKQLEIPFTDFTYRTDYQPVGGIDQVLGLTEMWGYALTLPVGVKDRFAMDGVELYGKADQALRANVVTDAAVYPVKEGRPAAVKVTVATTGSAPIEEPVTVAYETAGGTGESGKDYAPVKGELTFPAGTASGTSRTVTVATLRDRADENAETVPLKLTVTGAKAPAENPQIVIDAHGLPYLDAKLPVKKRVADLVSRLSPAEKAGQMTQAERGALTAPGDIAAYDLGSLLSGGGSTPTPNTPEAWAKMIDGFQLRAQATRFQIPLIYGVDAVHGHNNLTGATILPHNIGIGASRDPRVAYDAGKVTAAEVRATGIPWDFAPCLCVARDERWGRTYESFGEDPALVESMETVIQGLQGAADGKDLKRDDKVLATAKHFVGDGGTEFGSSTTGSYTIDQGVTKVTRQELEAVHLAPYQDAVDRGIGTFMPSYSSLDILGDSEGPVKMHANAAMINGVLKDRMGFDGFVISDWQAIDQIPGDYASDVRTSVNAGLDMIMVPYAYKDFHATLLDEVRAGRVSEKRIDDAVSRILTQKFRLGLFEKPYADTSGASKIGSAEHRAVARRAAAESQVLLKNAGGVLPLKKSQKVYVAGSNADDIGNQSGGWTVTWQGSSGDITDGTTVLEGIRKAGGSSVTYSKDASAPTGGHDVGVVVVGETPYAEGIGDVGNGHDLALSAADRAAVDTVCGAMKCAVLVVSGRPQLVGDQLGDIDALVASWLPGTEGDGVADVLYGKRAFTGQLPVTWPKSEAQLPINVGDASYDPQFPYGWGLTTLTKVPSGGKATLKALAVAAALAERAGSEEAGRAIVGKARLLVQQKVGQGITPAVAKPFADADHLLLTGRYARAVEKLTAAYTAA; encoded by the coding sequence ATGCGAAGAACCGCCCTGCTCGTCTCCGCCGCCCTGCTGACCGGTCTGCTGCCGTTCGCGGCCGCCGGTCCGGCTTCCGGAGCGGACGAACCCGCCCCCGTCCCCGTCGACAGCTTCGAGGGCGAGATCCCGTTCGCGAGCCCGCCCGCCGAGGGGATCTTCACCTGGGGCAGCGACACGGACGACCCGCCCGCGCTGGAACTCGCCGCCCGCGACGACGCCCCGCAGGGCGACAAGGTCCTCGCCGGTACGTACGAGATCAGCGGGTACGGAGGATTCACCCACGACTTCGCCTTCGCCGAACCGGCCCACGACTGGTCGGCGAGCAAAGGCATCCGCTTCTGGTGGGACGGCCGCGGCAACGGCAAGAAGGTGAACTTCGAGCTCAAGGACGGCGGCGCCAACGGCGAGGCCTCCGAGCTGTGGACGACCTCCTTCACCGACGACTTCACCGGCTGGAAACAGCTGGAGATCCCCTTCACCGACTTCACCTACCGTACGGACTACCAGCCCGTCGGCGGCATCGACCAGGTCCTCGGACTCACCGAGATGTGGGGCTACGCGCTCACCCTCCCGGTCGGCGTCAAGGACCGGTTCGCCATGGACGGCGTGGAGCTGTACGGCAAGGCGGACCAGGCGCTGCGGGCCAACGTCGTCACCGACGCCGCCGTGTACCCGGTGAAGGAGGGCCGCCCGGCCGCCGTGAAGGTCACGGTCGCCACCACCGGTTCCGCCCCGATCGAGGAGCCGGTCACCGTCGCGTACGAGACGGCGGGCGGCACCGGCGAGTCCGGCAAGGACTACGCGCCGGTCAAGGGCGAGCTGACCTTCCCGGCCGGCACCGCCTCCGGCACCTCGCGGACCGTCACGGTGGCGACCCTGCGCGACCGGGCGGACGAGAACGCCGAGACCGTCCCGCTGAAGCTGACGGTCACCGGCGCCAAGGCACCCGCCGAGAACCCGCAGATCGTCATCGACGCCCACGGGCTGCCGTACCTCGACGCGAAACTGCCGGTGAAGAAGCGGGTCGCCGACCTGGTCTCGCGGCTGTCCCCCGCCGAGAAGGCCGGCCAGATGACCCAGGCGGAGCGCGGCGCGCTCACCGCGCCGGGTGACATCGCCGCGTACGACCTCGGCTCGCTGCTCTCCGGCGGCGGCTCCACGCCGACCCCGAACACGCCCGAGGCCTGGGCGAAGATGATCGACGGCTTCCAGCTGCGGGCGCAGGCCACCCGCTTCCAGATCCCGCTCATCTACGGTGTGGACGCGGTGCACGGCCACAACAACCTCACCGGCGCCACGATCCTGCCGCACAACATCGGCATCGGCGCCTCGCGCGATCCCCGGGTCGCGTACGACGCCGGCAAGGTGACCGCCGCGGAGGTGCGGGCCACCGGCATCCCGTGGGACTTCGCGCCCTGCCTGTGCGTGGCGCGCGACGAGCGCTGGGGCCGGACCTACGAGTCGTTCGGCGAGGACCCGGCGCTCGTCGAGTCGATGGAGACCGTCATCCAGGGCCTCCAGGGCGCCGCCGACGGCAAGGACCTGAAGCGCGACGACAAGGTCCTCGCCACCGCCAAGCACTTCGTCGGTGACGGCGGCACGGAGTTCGGCTCGTCCACGACCGGCTCGTACACGATCGACCAGGGCGTCACCAAGGTCACCCGGCAGGAGCTGGAGGCCGTCCACCTGGCCCCGTACCAGGACGCGGTGGACCGGGGCATCGGCACGTTCATGCCCTCGTACTCCTCGCTGGACATCCTCGGCGACTCCGAGGGCCCGGTGAAGATGCACGCCAACGCGGCGATGATCAACGGCGTCCTCAAGGACCGCATGGGCTTCGACGGCTTCGTCATCAGCGACTGGCAGGCCATCGACCAGATCCCCGGCGACTACGCGAGCGACGTCCGTACGTCCGTCAACGCGGGCCTGGACATGATCATGGTCCCGTACGCGTACAAGGACTTCCACGCCACCCTCCTCGACGAGGTGCGGGCCGGGCGCGTGAGCGAGAAGCGGATCGACGACGCCGTGTCGCGCATCCTCACGCAGAAGTTCCGGCTGGGCCTCTTCGAGAAGCCGTACGCCGACACGAGCGGGGCCTCGAAGATCGGCTCCGCCGAGCACCGGGCCGTGGCCCGCAGGGCCGCCGCCGAGTCGCAGGTCCTGCTGAAGAACGCGGGCGGGGTGCTGCCGCTGAAGAAGTCGCAGAAGGTGTACGTCGCCGGGTCCAACGCCGACGACATCGGCAACCAGAGCGGTGGCTGGACCGTCACCTGGCAGGGCTCGTCCGGGGACATCACCGACGGGACGACGGTCCTGGAGGGCATCCGCAAGGCCGGCGGCAGCTCGGTCACGTACTCGAAGGACGCGTCGGCACCGACCGGCGGGCACGACGTGGGTGTCGTGGTCGTCGGCGAGACCCCGTACGCGGAAGGCATCGGCGATGTGGGCAACGGACACGACCTGGCCCTCTCCGCCGCCGACCGGGCCGCCGTCGACACGGTGTGCGGTGCCATGAAGTGCGCGGTCCTGGTCGTCTCGGGACGGCCGCAGCTCGTCGGCGACCAGCTCGGCGACATCGACGCGCTGGTCGCGTCCTGGCTGCCGGGCACCGAGGGCGACGGGGTCGCGGACGTGCTTTACGGGAAGCGGGCCTTCACCGGTCAACTGCCCGTGACCTGGCCGAAGTCCGAGGCGCAGTTGCCGATCAACGTCGGCGACGCGTCGTACGACCCGCAGTTCCCGTACGGGTGGGGGCTGACCACGCTCACCAAGGTGCCGTCGGGTGGCAAGGCCACGTTGAAGGCCCTGGCCGTCGCGGCCGCGCTGGCCGAGCGGGCCGGGTCCGAGGAGGCCGGGCGCGCGATCGTCGGCAAGGCGCGGCTGCTCGTCCAGCAGAAGGTCGGGCAGGGGATCACTCCGGCTGTCGCCAAGCCCTTCGCCGACGCGGATCACCTGCTGCTCACGGGGCGCTATGCGCGGGCGGTGGAGAAGCTGACCGCTGCGTACACGGCTGCCTGA
- a CDS encoding YceI family protein, which translates to MGIFGRKDTNDTTTTAAPAAVSPDLAALTGDYTIDPAHSTIGFVARHAMVTNVKGGFEEFTGSLHLDGANPALSTATIDVTMDSISTGSADRDGHLKSADFFRTEEFPAMTFRSTATEALGGDDYRITGDLTILGTTKPLSIDLEFNGAAKDPFGNERVGFEGKAEILRSDWGLTWNAALETGGVLVSDKIKLTFDISAIKNAA; encoded by the coding sequence ATGGGCATCTTCGGCCGCAAGGACACGAACGACACCACCACCACCGCGGCGCCCGCCGCCGTGAGCCCGGACCTGGCCGCCCTCACCGGCGACTACACGATCGACCCGGCCCACTCGACGATCGGTTTCGTCGCGCGCCACGCCATGGTGACGAACGTCAAGGGCGGCTTCGAGGAGTTCACCGGCAGCCTGCATCTGGACGGCGCGAACCCGGCGCTGTCGACGGCGACCATCGACGTCACGATGGACAGCATCAGCACCGGTTCCGCCGACCGTGACGGCCATCTGAAGAGCGCGGACTTCTTCAGGACGGAGGAGTTCCCCGCGATGACCTTCCGCTCCACCGCGACGGAGGCCCTCGGCGGCGACGACTACCGCATCACCGGCGACCTGACGATCCTCGGCACGACGAAGCCGCTCTCCATAGACCTGGAGTTCAACGGCGCCGCGAAGGACCCGTTCGGCAACGAGCGCGTCGGCTTCGAGGGCAAGGCCGAGATCCTGCGCTCCGACTGGGGCCTCACCTGGAACGCGGCGCTGGAGACCGGTGGCGTGCTCGTCTCCGACAAGATCAAGCTGACCTTCGACATCTCGGCGATCAAGAACGCCGCCTGA
- a CDS encoding N-acetyltransferase — MTWLPADFVHPLRVDVPGGYHLRPISGADAAIDYPAVMGSRERLWSIFGEAWGWPAATITYEANRADLERHAAEIEAHESFNYVLFDEAESAEYGCVYIDPPEKAGADAEISWWVVDDRVGTPLERDLDAFVPRWTAEAWPFEQPRFVGRDLSWKEWLALPDRP, encoded by the coding sequence ATGACATGGCTGCCCGCTGACTTCGTCCATCCGCTGCGCGTCGACGTGCCTGGCGGGTACCACCTGCGGCCGATCAGCGGGGCGGACGCCGCGATCGACTACCCGGCGGTGATGGGGTCGCGGGAGCGGCTCTGGTCGATCTTCGGGGAGGCCTGGGGCTGGCCCGCCGCCACCATCACGTACGAGGCCAACCGGGCGGACCTGGAACGGCACGCGGCCGAGATCGAGGCGCACGAGTCCTTCAACTACGTGCTGTTCGACGAGGCGGAGAGCGCCGAGTACGGGTGCGTCTACATCGATCCGCCGGAGAAGGCCGGCGCCGACGCCGAGATCTCCTGGTGGGTCGTCGACGACCGGGTGGGGACCCCGCTGGAGCGGGACCTGGACGCCTTCGTGCCGCGGTGGACCGCCGAGGCGTGGCCGTTCGAGCAGCCCCGGTTCGTCGGACGGGACCTGTCGTGGAAGGAGTGGCTGGCCCTGCCGGACCGGCCCTGA
- a CDS encoding 3-isopropylmalate dehydrogenase has protein sequence MSRSIDLAVIPGDGIGQEVVAQGLKVLLAVLPQDVKLETREFDFGARRYHATGETLTEADLDALKRHDAILLGAIGDPSVPSGVLERGFLLKLRFAFDHHVNLRPSKLLPGVATPLAGQPEIDFVVVREGTEGPYTGNGGTIRTGTPHEVATEVSVNTAFGVERVVRDAFARAQARPRKKLTLVHKNNVLTFAGHLWTNVFNKVAEEFPEVTTDYIHVDAATIYLVTDPARFDVIVTDNLFGDIITDLAAAVSGGIGVAASGNINPSGEFPSMFEPVHGSAPDIAGQGKADPSATVLSVALLLRHLGYETEAARIEDAVSADLAERGTTTRTTEEIGDALAARVSG, from the coding sequence ATGTCTCGCAGCATCGATCTCGCAGTGATCCCCGGTGACGGCATCGGCCAGGAAGTCGTGGCCCAAGGCCTCAAGGTCCTCCTCGCCGTCCTGCCGCAGGACGTGAAGCTGGAGACCAGGGAGTTCGACTTCGGCGCCCGTCGCTACCACGCGACCGGTGAGACCCTCACCGAGGCCGACCTGGACGCGCTGAAGCGGCACGACGCCATCCTGCTCGGCGCGATCGGCGACCCGTCGGTCCCGTCCGGTGTCCTGGAGCGCGGCTTCCTGCTCAAACTGCGTTTCGCCTTCGACCACCACGTCAACCTGCGTCCGTCGAAGCTGCTGCCGGGGGTCGCCACCCCGCTCGCCGGCCAGCCGGAGATCGACTTCGTCGTCGTCCGCGAGGGCACCGAGGGCCCGTACACCGGCAACGGCGGCACGATCCGCACGGGCACCCCGCACGAGGTCGCCACCGAGGTCTCCGTGAACACGGCCTTCGGTGTCGAGCGCGTCGTGCGCGACGCGTTCGCCCGTGCCCAGGCCCGCCCCCGCAAGAAGCTCACGCTGGTCCACAAGAACAACGTGCTGACCTTCGCGGGCCACCTGTGGACGAACGTCTTCAACAAGGTGGCCGAGGAGTTCCCCGAGGTCACCACGGACTACATCCACGTGGACGCCGCGACGATCTACCTCGTCACGGACCCCGCCCGCTTCGACGTCATCGTCACCGACAACCTCTTCGGCGACATCATCACCGACCTCGCCGCGGCCGTCTCCGGCGGCATCGGCGTCGCCGCCTCCGGCAACATCAACCCGAGCGGCGAGTTCCCGTCCATGTTCGAGCCGGTGCACGGCTCGGCCCCGGACATCGCGGGCCAGGGCAAGGCCGACCCCAGCGCCACCGTGCTGTCCGTCGCCCTCCTGCTGCGTCACCTCGGCTACGAGACCGAGGCCGCCCGCATCGAGGACGCCGTCTCCGCGGACCTCGCGGAGCGCGGCACCACGACCCGTACGACCGAGGAGATCGGCGACGCGCTCGCCGCCCGAGTATCCGGCTGA
- a CDS encoding ricin-type beta-trefoil lectin domain protein, translating to MGISRRPLRVARLLLAGLLTTAGLTTVGASPAQAAGEQVTAWLTTTDDSGGRHVVRGLQAQTPFAFQAGSGGSGENITVDENTRYQTFSGGGASFTDTAAWLMDGSGALSQATRDATMRKLFSPADGIGLSFVRNPMGGSDLARFGYTYDDVPAGQTDADLSEFSIAHDLEDVLPLTRQARQLNPALTLMASPWTAPAWMKDNGQLNGGWLKAENYGAYANYFVKYLQAWRDQGVPVDYVSAQNEPTCCSGYPSMSWNGSGLAYFTKSELLPKLQGAGLSTKVLAHDWNWDTYDAYAAQAVDDAAVRSHPNFGGIAWHGYGGDVAKQTTVHNQYPQLDAFGTEHSGGTWIANQQREDMGNIIDYTRNWAKSVTKWSLAVDQNRGPHNGGCGTCDGLVTVHNGDSRHGQVDYTIEYYTMGHLTKFVRPGASRIASTASASVPNVAWRNPDGSKALIAYNDASAARTVTVNWGSQHATYSLPGKTSATFTWSGAQSGGGERSGAFVGLAGKCLDVAGGSAANGSAVQLYDCNGSAAQSWTVGADGSVRALGKCLDVTSASVSDGAKVQLYDCNGSGAQRWSYNASTGDVVNAAADKCLDVSDNASANGARTQIWSCTGAANQKWQLR from the coding sequence ATGGGCATCTCCAGAAGACCCCTCCGGGTGGCCCGGCTCCTCCTCGCCGGGCTGCTCACGACGGCCGGTCTGACCACGGTCGGCGCCTCGCCGGCCCAGGCCGCGGGCGAGCAGGTCACCGCCTGGCTGACCACGACGGACGACTCCGGCGGCCGGCACGTCGTGCGGGGTCTGCAGGCGCAGACCCCGTTCGCGTTCCAGGCCGGCAGCGGCGGCTCCGGCGAGAACATCACCGTGGACGAGAACACCCGCTACCAGACCTTCTCCGGCGGCGGCGCGTCCTTCACGGACACCGCGGCCTGGCTGATGGACGGCAGCGGCGCCCTCTCCCAGGCGACCCGTGACGCGACCATGCGCAAGCTGTTCTCGCCGGCCGACGGCATCGGCCTGTCCTTCGTCCGCAACCCGATGGGCGGCTCCGACCTGGCCCGCTTCGGCTACACGTACGACGACGTGCCGGCCGGGCAGACCGACGCCGACCTCTCGGAGTTCTCGATCGCGCACGACCTCGAGGACGTGCTGCCGCTGACCAGACAGGCCAGGCAGCTCAACCCGGCCCTCACCCTGATGGCCTCGCCGTGGACCGCGCCGGCCTGGATGAAGGACAACGGGCAGCTCAACGGCGGCTGGCTGAAGGCCGAGAACTACGGGGCGTACGCGAACTACTTCGTGAAGTACCTCCAGGCGTGGCGCGACCAGGGCGTGCCCGTCGACTACGTCAGCGCCCAGAACGAGCCGACCTGCTGCTCCGGCTACCCCTCGATGAGCTGGAACGGCTCCGGTCTCGCGTACTTCACCAAGAGTGAACTGCTGCCCAAACTGCAGGGCGCGGGCCTGTCCACGAAGGTGCTGGCCCACGACTGGAACTGGGACACCTACGACGCGTACGCCGCCCAGGCGGTGGACGACGCGGCGGTCCGCTCGCACCCGAACTTCGGCGGGATCGCCTGGCACGGCTACGGCGGCGACGTCGCCAAGCAGACCACGGTGCACAACCAGTACCCGCAGCTGGACGCCTTCGGCACCGAGCACTCCGGCGGCACCTGGATCGCCAACCAGCAGCGCGAGGACATGGGCAACATCATCGACTACACCCGCAACTGGGCGAAGTCGGTCACCAAGTGGTCGCTGGCCGTGGACCAGAACCGCGGTCCGCACAACGGCGGCTGCGGCACCTGCGACGGGCTGGTCACCGTGCACAACGGGGACTCCCGGCACGGGCAGGTCGACTACACGATCGAGTACTACACGATGGGCCACCTGACGAAGTTCGTGCGGCCCGGCGCCAGTCGCATCGCCTCCACGGCGAGCGCCTCCGTGCCGAACGTGGCGTGGCGCAACCCGGACGGGTCGAAGGCGCTGATCGCGTACAACGACGCGTCCGCGGCCAGGACGGTGACCGTCAACTGGGGTTCGCAGCACGCCACGTACTCGCTCCCCGGCAAGACATCGGCGACCTTCACCTGGTCCGGCGCGCAGTCGGGCGGCGGGGAGCGGTCGGGGGCGTTCGTGGGACTGGCGGGCAAGTGCCTGGACGTGGCGGGCGGTTCGGCGGCGAACGGGTCGGCCGTGCAGCTGTACGACTGCAACGGCTCGGCCGCGCAGAGCTGGACGGTCGGCGCGGACGGGTCGGTGCGGGCGCTGGGCAAGTGCCTCGACGTCACGTCGGCGTCGGTGTCCGACGGGGCGAAGGTGCAGCTCTACGACTGCAACGGGTCGGGGGCGCAGCGGTGGTCGTACAACGCGTCCACCGGTGACGTCGTGAACGCGGCGGCGGACAAGTGCCTGGACGTGAGTGACAACGCGTCGGCGAACGGCGCGCGGACGCAGATCTGGTCGTGCACGGGGGCCGCCAACCAGAAGTGGCAGTTGCGCTAG
- a CDS encoding branched-chain amino acid aminotransferase, with amino-acid sequence MTTPTIELKPSATPLSAAEREAILASPGFGRHFTDHMVTIKWTEGRGWHDGQLTPYGPLSLDPATNVLHYAQEIFEGLKAYRQPDGSVATFRPDRNALRFQSSARRLAMPELPVETFIEACDVLVRQDQAWVPAHGGEESLYLRPFMIATEVGLGVRPANEYLFIVIASPAGAYFPGGVKPVSIWLSEDRVRAVPGGVGDAKTGGNYAASLLAQAEAAAKGCDQVCYLDAVEHKWVEELGGMNLYFVYGDRIVTPTLSGSILEGVTRDSLLTVARDLGYGSEQARISSDQWKRDAENGTLTEVFACGTAAVITPVGTVKSNAGEWRQGDGGPGEVTLKLREALLDIQRGVAEDKHAWMHDLG; translated from the coding sequence ATGACGACGCCCACGATCGAGCTCAAGCCCTCGGCGACCCCGCTGTCCGCAGCGGAGCGCGAGGCGATCCTGGCCAGCCCAGGCTTCGGCCGCCACTTCACCGACCACATGGTGACGATCAAGTGGACGGAGGGCCGTGGCTGGCACGACGGACAGCTCACGCCGTACGGACCGCTCTCCCTCGACCCGGCGACCAACGTCCTGCACTACGCGCAGGAGATCTTCGAAGGGCTGAAGGCCTACCGGCAGCCCGACGGGTCGGTCGCCACGTTCCGCCCGGACCGCAACGCCCTGCGCTTCCAGTCCTCCGCCCGGCGCCTGGCCATGCCCGAGCTGCCCGTCGAGACCTTCATCGAGGCCTGCGACGTGCTGGTCCGGCAGGACCAGGCATGGGTGCCGGCGCACGGCGGCGAGGAGTCGCTCTACCTGCGCCCCTTCATGATCGCGACCGAGGTCGGCCTGGGGGTGCGGCCCGCGAACGAGTACCTCTTCATCGTGATCGCGTCTCCCGCCGGCGCCTACTTCCCCGGTGGTGTGAAGCCCGTCTCCATCTGGCTCTCCGAGGACCGGGTGCGCGCCGTCCCGGGCGGGGTGGGCGACGCCAAGACCGGCGGCAACTACGCCGCGTCCCTGCTCGCCCAGGCCGAGGCCGCGGCCAAGGGCTGCGACCAGGTCTGCTACCTCGACGCCGTCGAGCACAAGTGGGTCGAGGAGCTGGGCGGCATGAACCTGTACTTCGTGTACGGGGACAGGATCGTCACGCCCACCCTGAGCGGTTCCATCCTGGAGGGCGTCACCCGCGACTCGCTCCTCACGGTCGCCCGCGACCTCGGTTACGGCTCCGAGCAGGCCCGCATCTCCAGCGACCAGTGGAAGCGCGACGCGGAGAACGGCACCCTCACCGAGGTCTTCGCCTGCGGCACCGCGGCCGTCATCACCCCCGTCGGCACGGTGAAGAGCAACGCCGGCGAGTGGCGGCAGGGCGACGGCGGCCCCGGCGAGGTCACCCTGAAGCTCCGCGAGGCGCTCCTCGACATCCAGCGCGGTGTCGCCGAGGACAAGCACGCCTGGATGCACGACCTGGGCTGA
- a CDS encoding serine protease has translation MKNLLKALKRCAVAGVAALAVMSLQPLSTAQAAPAPVVGGTRAAQGEFPFMVRLSMGCGGALYTQQIVLTAAHCVGATGNNTSITATAGVVDLQSTSGRVQVKSTKVYRAPGYNGNGKDWALIKLAQPVNLPTLKIATTTAYNSGTFTIAGWGSASEGGAQQRYMLKASVPFVSDATCRTYSGYSGLVASDEICAGYAAGGTDTCQGDSGGPMFRKDSANAWIQVGIVSWGIGCARANAPGVYSEVSTFASAIASAAATL, from the coding sequence TTGAAGAACCTCCTCAAGGCGCTCAAGAGATGCGCGGTCGCCGGCGTCGCGGCCCTCGCGGTCATGAGCCTCCAGCCCCTCTCCACCGCGCAGGCCGCCCCGGCGCCCGTCGTCGGCGGCACCCGCGCCGCGCAGGGCGAGTTCCCGTTCATGGTCCGGCTCTCCATGGGCTGCGGCGGCGCGCTCTACACCCAGCAGATCGTGCTCACCGCCGCGCACTGCGTGGGCGCCACCGGCAACAACACGAGCATCACCGCGACCGCCGGTGTCGTGGACCTCCAGTCCACCTCCGGCCGGGTCCAGGTCAAGTCCACCAAGGTCTACCGGGCCCCCGGCTACAACGGCAACGGCAAGGACTGGGCGCTCATCAAGCTCGCCCAGCCCGTCAACCTGCCCACGCTGAAGATCGCGACGACCACGGCGTACAACTCCGGCACCTTCACCATCGCCGGCTGGGGTTCGGCCAGCGAGGGCGGCGCCCAGCAGCGCTACATGCTCAAGGCGAGCGTGCCGTTCGTCAGCGACGCCACCTGCCGCACGTACAGCGGCTACAGCGGGCTCGTCGCGAGTGACGAGATCTGTGCCGGTTACGCCGCCGGCGGCACGGACACCTGTCAGGGCGACTCCGGCGGCCCGATGTTCCGCAAGGACAGCGCCAACGCCTGGATCCAGGTCGGCATCGTCAGCTGGGGCATAGGCTGCGCCCGCGCCAACGCGCCCGGCGTCTACAGCGAGGTCTCGACCTTCGCCTCCGCCATCGCCTCGGCGGCGGCCACTCTCTGA